The following nucleotide sequence is from Kineococcus endophyticus.
GTACTGGACGCATCTGGACGTCGAGGCAGAGCGGTTGCCGCTCACCGAGGGCCAGTCCGTGCGCTTCCACGCCCTCGCCCAGGTTCGGCTTCTGCGGTTGGGATACGAGGACAATGCCGTCCTGGAGGAGTTCTTCGCTCGCAGGGGCCGTACGTGAGACCCAGTGCGCAAGAACAGACCTCCGGCGCGGGGGGACGAGTACACAGCGTCACTGGCCCTGCCATCTTGGCCGACGTGGCCCAGGCGGCGGGGGTGTCCGCGAGCACCGCATCCAAGGTCGTGCGAGGCCTGCCTGGTGTCTCGGCCGAACTGCGCCGCCGCGTGCTGCGGGCCGTGGCGGAACTGGACTACCGCCCCCACTTGGCAGGGCGGGCCCTGAGCACGGGCATCACCATCGCCGAACCGGTCACGATCGCGGTCCCCACGCTCATGAGCACCTACTACCGCCGGCTCACCGCCCATCTGATCCGTGCCGCCCGCACGGCCGGTCTGTGCAGCAGGATCGTCCAGACGGAGGGTTACCGGCACGTCGAGGCTGAACTGCTGGTCGCCAGCGTCCGGCGCAGTACGCCGCTGCTGTTGGCCCCCTTGCACCTGCACCAGCCCACGTCGTCCGGGCGGGCTGCTCCCGTCGTCCTGCTCGCCGATCTGGACGCTTGCTGCGACCTGGACCGCGTGGCAGTGGACTCCGCCGGCGCAGCTGACTTGTGCGCCACGCACTTGCTGCACCGGGGCAGACGGCACCTCGCGTTCATCGGCGCCGGCGGAGAGGGGACGCACGCCGCCGCGGCTCTGCGAGAGCAGGGCTTCCACCGGGCGACCCGCCGCTACGGGGTGGA
It contains:
- a CDS encoding LacI family DNA-binding transcriptional regulator — translated: MAQAAGVSASTASKVVRGLPGVSAELRRRVLRAVAELDYRPHLAGRALSTGITIAEPVTIAVPTLMSTYYRRLTAHLIRAARTAGLCSRIVQTEGYRHVEAELLVASVRRSTPLLLAPLHLHQPTSSGRAAPVVLLADLDACCDLDRVAVDSAGAADLCATHLLHRGRRHLAFIGAGGEGTHAAAALREQGFHRATRRYGVDVPTTRTRSLPGWTAEHGADATTALLRRDPVVDGIVAANDQIAVGVLHALRVLGRRAPDDVAVTGVDDDVAGDSAPALTSVALPISEMSEAAVLLLTQRLAGSAEPARVQRFTGRLLVRPSSGRD